From Camelina sativa cultivar DH55 chromosome 20, Cs, whole genome shotgun sequence, the proteins below share one genomic window:
- the LOC104770580 gene encoding uncharacterized protein LOC104770580: MMLSVMAAILVCLIGYIYRSLKPPPPRICGVPHGPQVTSPRVKLGDGRYLAYRESGVDRASANYKIIVAHGFNSSKDIEFPIPKDMIEELGIYFLFYDRAGYGESDPHPSRTVKSEAYDIQELADKLNLGPKFYVLGISLGAYSIYSCLKYIPHRLAGAVLVVPFVNYWWTKVPQDKLSKALELMPTKDQWTFRVAHYVPWLLYWWLTQKLFPSSSMITGNNALCSDKDLVVIKKKMEHPNPAMKKVRQQGDHECLHRDMMAGFATWEFDPTELENPFPEGEGSVHVWQAMEDRIIPYEINRYISQKLPWIKYHEVLGYGHLLTAEEEKCVDIIKALLVD; the protein is encoded by the exons ATGATGCTTTCGGTGATGGCTGCGATCCTCGTCTGCCTTATAGGCTACATTTACCGATCATTAAAGCCTCCACCACCGCGAATCTGCGGCGTTCCACACGGTCCTCAGGTTACTTCTCCCAGAGTCAAGCTCGGTGATGGACGATATCTTGCCTATAGAGAATCTGGAGTTGATAGAGCCAGTGCTAACTACAAGATTATTGTCGCTCATGGCTTCAACAGCTCCAAAGACATTGAATTTCCCATCCCTAAG GATATGATTGAGGAACTTGGGATATACTTTTTGTTCTACGATAGAGCAGGATATGGAGAAAGTGATCCACACCCATCACGCACAGTTAAGAGTGAAGCATACGACATTCAAGAACTCGCTGATAAACTCAACCTCGGACCAAAGTTCTACGTTCTTGGTATATCACTTGGTGCTTACTCGATTTACAGTTGCCTCAAATACATTCCCCACAG ACTAGCTGGAGCAGTCTTAGTGGTTCCATTTGTGAACTATTGGTGGACTAAAGTGCCTCAAGACAAACTGAGTAAAGCGTTGGAGCTAATGCCAACGAAAGACCAGTGGACATTTAGAGTGGCTCATTATGTTCCGTGGTTGTTATATTGGTGGTTGACCCAAAAACTGTTTCCGTCTTCGAGTATGATCACGGGGAATAATGCGTTATGCAGTGACAAAGATTTGGTCGtcataaagaagaaaatggagcaTCCAAATCCTGCCATG AAAAAGGTCCGACAACAAGGAGACCACGAGTGTCTTCACCGGGACATGATGGCTGGATTTGCGACATGGGAATTCGACCCGACTGAATTGGAAAACCCGTTTCCCGAAGGCGAAGGATCCGTCCACGTGTGGCAAGCGATGGAAGACAGAATCATTCCATACGAAATCAATCGATATATTTCACAAAAGCTTCCATGGATTAAGTACCACGAGGTCTTAGGTTATGGACATCTTCTAACAGCCGAGGAGGAGAAATGCGTGGACATTATAAAGGCGCTTCTTGTTGACTGA